Part of the Terrisporobacter glycolicus ATCC 14880 = DSM 1288 genome is shown below.
GTAAAAATAATATTAGTTATAGCAGCAACACCATTTTTTATGGAGTTAGCTGCTGGGTCTATACATTTAGTTACAAATAAAGTATTAAAAGTATACGGAGGAGATTTATCTATAGGTGCTATGACGGCAGTTACATCAATTTCACTAATGTTTTTAATGCCTATATTTGGACTAAGTCAAGGTATGCAAACTATAATTGCTTATAATTATGGAGCAAAACAATTAGGTAGAGCTAGTAAAACTCTTTTACTTGGAATTTTATATGGGACAATAATTTTAACTATAGGATTTATTTTAGTTAAATTATTCCCAAAAGTTTTTGTTGGAATATTTACAAAAGATGAAAGTTTAATGAATATGGCAATTGAAGGTATAAATATAAATTTAACCACGTTACCTATAGTTGGAATATCAGTTCTTGGTTCTATTTATTTTCAATCCATAGGTGAAGCTAAAAAGTCTATGTTTTTAAGTTTACTTAGACAGGTAATTATATTAATACCAGTTATAATAATAGTTCCAAATATGTATGGATTAAAAGGAGTATGGGCATCTCAGCCAATATCAGATTTTTTTGCTATGTTTATAGTAGTATTCTTCCTGTACAGAGAATTTAAAAAAGAGAAAATGAATTTATCTGAAATATGTAAATAGAAAAAAGACAAAGTTAATAATTTTAACTTTGTCTTTTTAATTTATAATTTAAAATTTAAACTTAATTGTTAAAAGAATATTTATACAAAAAAATACAAGAAATTATAAAATTCATTATTTTTCACCAGAAAAAAACAGTGAATATTATGTTAATTGAAAGAATTGCATAAATTTTCTGAATAATTTATCTAAAAATGTAGATTACCAAATATTGACTTTGATTTAGGCCTAAATTAATATTTAAGTAAATAAAAAATATCAATAATATGAAAAAATAAACAAATGTAAAAAAGTTATTATTAATGTATAAATTAAAAGTCAAATAAGAAAGGGGAAAAAAGATGGACACAGCAAAGTTTATTCTTAAGCGTATTTTAATGGCTATTTTTACTATTTTTGTTGCAGCTACTATTACATTCTTTTTAATGAAGTTAGTACCAGGAAGCCCATTTGCTTCTGAAAAAACAAATGAAATAGCACAACAAGCACTAAATGAGAAGTATGGTTTGGATAAACCAGTATTTGAGCAATACAAGATATATCTTCAACAATTGATACATGGAGATTTGGGAGTAAGTTATAAACTTCAAAGAAATGTACCAGTCACAACAATAATCAAGCAATCATTTCCTATATCTGCAAAAATTGGTGCAATGTCAATTATATTCGCAATACTATTTGGAATTCCATTAGGATGTTTATCCGCACTAAAAAGAGAAAAATGGGAGGATAGTGTAATTCGTGTGATATCAACTTTAGGCATTGCAGTACCGTCCTTCGTAATTGCAACGGCATCAATGTTGTTGTTTTCAATTCAATTAAAGATACTACCTACATATGGAATTAGTGGTCCTTCTAGTTACATACTGCCTGTTTTTACGTTGGGATTTTATCCTATGTGTTATATAACCAGGTTAATGCGTTCAAGCATGTTAGATGCTTTAGGTCAAGATTATATTAGAACTGCAAGAGCAAAGGGTATGTCTGAGTTTGTAGTTACATTTAAACATGCTCTTAAAAACTCATTAATACCAATTATAACATATTTAGGACCTTTAGTAGCGTTCACTCTTGTAGGAGGATTTGTTGTAGAAAAAGTATTTAATATTCCAGGGCTTGGAAGGTATTTTATTAAGGCAATAGATGCAAGGGATTATAACCTGATAATGGGTACAACAGTATTTTTGGCTTCGTTTATAATATTAATGAACTTGGTTTGTGATATCTTATACAAAGTGGTAGACCCTAGAATTAAGTTGGATGATTAGATAAGGGGGATAAATATTATGATTCTAGAAAAAAGTAAGAATTTTACATGTAAATTAAAATTATCTCCAGAAGACTTTATGCCAGTTTCTAAGCAAGAACAAGAAAGCTTAATTAATATGGGAGAAAATACAAGTTACTGGAAAGACGCATGGAGAAGATTAAAGAATAATAAAATAGCAATGATTTCTTTAATAGTAATATTACTATTTATTGTATTTGCATTTATAGGACCTTATTTAAGTCCTTATACATACGATCAACAAATAAGGGGACATGAAAATCTAACACCTTGCGCTGCACATCCCTTTGGAACAGATAAGCTTGGAAGAGATTTATTAGTAAGGACTATGGTAGGAGCTAGAATATCACTATTAATAGGAATAGGTTCAGCTCTTATAGTATTAGTTATAGGATCTATTTACGGTTCTATTTCTGGTCTTATTGGTGGAAAAGTAGATATGGTCATGATGAGAATTGTTGAGATAATCTACTCTTTACCAGATATGCTAATCATTATTTTATTAAGAATAGTATTGCAAGAACCTCTGACGAAGGCTTTTGACTCTGGTGGTGTTTTTGGTCCTCTTCAAACTCTAGGACCAGGTATTTTAGCAATGTTTATAGTTTATGGTTTGCTTTACTGGGTTGGTATGGCAAGAATAGTTCGTGGTCAAGTTTTGCAACTTAAAGAAATGGAGTATGTCAGTGCAGCAAGAGCTCTTGGTGCTAATAATAAAAGACTAATATTTAAGCATTTACTTCCAAACTGTGTAGGTCAGTTAGTTGTAACAACTATGTTACAAATACCTTCAGCAATATTTACAGAAGCCTTTTTAAGTTTCTTAGGAATAGGTGTAAGTAAGCCACTTGCATCACTAGGTTCATTGGCTTCAGATGCATTAGACGGAATAGCATCTTATCCATATAGATTAATGTTTCCAGCTATAGCAATAAGTATTATTATACTTGCATTTAACTTATTTGGTGATGGTCTAAGAGATGCCCTTGACCCAAGATTAAAGAAATAGGGGGGACGATTATATGGAGAATACAATTACTAAAAAAGATGTATTATTAAAAGTTGATGGAATGGAAGTATCTTTTTTTACTCATGCTGGAGAAGTAAAAGCAGTACGAAAAATATCTTATGATTTAAAATATGGTGAAGCTATGGGAATAGTTGGAGAAAGTGGAAGTGGAAAATCAGTGGCGTCTTATGCACTTATGGGAATTATTCCAGAGCCAGGAAAGATTATTGGTGGAAATATTAATTTTCAAAACAAAGAAGTAACTACTTTGCCAGAAGCTGAAATGTTAAAACTAAGAGGAAAAGAAGTGGGAATGATATTCCAAGACCCTATGACATCTTTAAATCCCATATTTACAGTTGGAAGTCAAATAGACGAAAGTTTAAAAAAACATACAGATCTAGATAAAGAAGATAGAAGAAAAAGAATAATTGAATTGTTTGAACTTGTTGGTATAAATCAGCCAGAAAAAAGACTGAAGCAATATCCTTATGAGTTTTCTGGAGGAATGAGACAACGTGCCATGATAGCTATGGCTCTTGCTTGTAATCCAAAATTACTAATAGCAGATGAGCCTACAACTGCACTAGATGTTACAATTCAAGCTCAAATAATTGAATTATTAAAAGAATTAAAAGAAAAAATCAATATGTCTATCATATTTATAACTCATGATTTGGGAGTTATATCAGAAATATGTGACAAAGTTGCTGTAATGTATGCAGGTAATATTATTGAAAGAGGAAGTATAGATGATATTTTTTATGATCCAAAACATCCATATACTCATGGGTTATTAAAATCTATACCTAAAATAAATAATGATTCTCATGAAAGATTAATACCTATAGAAGGTAACCCTGTAGATTTAATCAATCCACCTAAGGGATGTTCTTTTGCTCCAAGATGTGAGCATTGTATGAAAGTATGTATGGAAAATGTACCTCCTATTTATACAATTGACGAAAATCATGAAGTTAGTTGTTGGCTATTAGTTAAAGAAGAATTTGAAAAGGAGGAGTAAACCATGGAAAATGTAAACGCTAATTTAGTTGAAGTCACAGGATTAAAAAAATACTTTCCAGTAAAAGAGGGATTTCTTAAAACAAATTTTGTAAAAGCTGTGGATGATGTAACTCTTCATATAAAAAAGGGCGAAACTTTAGGATTAGTTGGGGAAAGTGGATGTGGTAAAACTACCCTAGGTAGAACCATACTTAGACTTCACGAACCAACAGAGGGAAAAATCATTTATGACGGTAAAGATATTACTAATTTAAATATGCACTCTTACAGAAGAAGAATGCAAATAATTTTTCAAGATCCATATGCTTCTCTAGACCCAAGGATGACAGTAGGAGATATAATTGGAGAACCTTTAGACATTCATAAATTATATATCAACAAACAAGAAAGACAAGAAAAAATTTATGAGTTGTTAAAAACAGTTGGATTAAATAAAGAGCATGCAAATAGATTTCCACATGAGTTTTCTGGTGGGCAAAGACAAAGAATAGGTATAGCTAGAGCATTGGCGGTGGAACCAGAATTTATAGTTTGTGATGAGCCCATATCAGCACTAGATGTGTCTATACAAGCACAAATAGTAAACATGTTGGAAGATTTACAAAAAGAAAGAGGATTTACGTATCTATTTATAGCCCATGATTTATCAGTAGTTAAACATATAAGCAATAGAATTGGAGTTATGTATTTAGGACATTTGGTGGAACTTACATCAAGTAGTGAATTATACAATAAGCCTATGCATCCTTACACAAAAACATTATTATCAGCTATTCCAATCGCAGACCCTAAATCTAGTAGAGAAAGAAAACGTATAGTACTACAAGGCGATATACCAAGTCCTCTAAATCCACCAAGTGGATGTACTTTTAGAACTAGATGTCCATATGTAACTGAGGAATGTAAAAATTCAGCACCAGTATTGAAAGAATACGATAA
Proteins encoded:
- a CDS encoding ABC transporter permease codes for the protein MDTAKFILKRILMAIFTIFVAATITFFLMKLVPGSPFASEKTNEIAQQALNEKYGLDKPVFEQYKIYLQQLIHGDLGVSYKLQRNVPVTTIIKQSFPISAKIGAMSIIFAILFGIPLGCLSALKREKWEDSVIRVISTLGIAVPSFVIATASMLLFSIQLKILPTYGISGPSSYILPVFTLGFYPMCYITRLMRSSMLDALGQDYIRTARAKGMSEFVVTFKHALKNSLIPIITYLGPLVAFTLVGGFVVEKVFNIPGLGRYFIKAIDARDYNLIMGTTVFLASFIILMNLVCDILYKVVDPRIKLDD
- a CDS encoding ABC transporter permease codes for the protein MILEKSKNFTCKLKLSPEDFMPVSKQEQESLINMGENTSYWKDAWRRLKNNKIAMISLIVILLFIVFAFIGPYLSPYTYDQQIRGHENLTPCAAHPFGTDKLGRDLLVRTMVGARISLLIGIGSALIVLVIGSIYGSISGLIGGKVDMVMMRIVEIIYSLPDMLIIILLRIVLQEPLTKAFDSGGVFGPLQTLGPGILAMFIVYGLLYWVGMARIVRGQVLQLKEMEYVSAARALGANNKRLIFKHLLPNCVGQLVVTTMLQIPSAIFTEAFLSFLGIGVSKPLASLGSLASDALDGIASYPYRLMFPAIAISIIILAFNLFGDGLRDALDPRLKK
- a CDS encoding ABC transporter ATP-binding protein, with translation MENTITKKDVLLKVDGMEVSFFTHAGEVKAVRKISYDLKYGEAMGIVGESGSGKSVASYALMGIIPEPGKIIGGNINFQNKEVTTLPEAEMLKLRGKEVGMIFQDPMTSLNPIFTVGSQIDESLKKHTDLDKEDRRKRIIELFELVGINQPEKRLKQYPYEFSGGMRQRAMIAMALACNPKLLIADEPTTALDVTIQAQIIELLKELKEKINMSIIFITHDLGVISEICDKVAVMYAGNIIERGSIDDIFYDPKHPYTHGLLKSIPKINNDSHERLIPIEGNPVDLINPPKGCSFAPRCEHCMKVCMENVPPIYTIDENHEVSCWLLVKEEFEKEE
- a CDS encoding ABC transporter ATP-binding protein, translating into MENVNANLVEVTGLKKYFPVKEGFLKTNFVKAVDDVTLHIKKGETLGLVGESGCGKTTLGRTILRLHEPTEGKIIYDGKDITNLNMHSYRRRMQIIFQDPYASLDPRMTVGDIIGEPLDIHKLYINKQERQEKIYELLKTVGLNKEHANRFPHEFSGGQRQRIGIARALAVEPEFIVCDEPISALDVSIQAQIVNMLEDLQKERGFTYLFIAHDLSVVKHISNRIGVMYLGHLVELTSSSELYNKPMHPYTKTLLSAIPIADPKSSRERKRIVLQGDIPSPLNPPSGCTFRTRCPYVTEECKNSAPVLKEYDKGHFVACHNIEKI